The DNA region CGGACGCTTGCGCTGTCTTATCATGCATTTGCGCAAATTGCATGCAGCATGCAGAAAATACCTTGTCGCCCGTCCAGGCGTGTCGGATGCTCGCTGCATCGGGGATGGATGCGATGAAACGACCGAACCGCACGACGCGTCTGGGCATGCTGACGCCCTCGTCGAACAGCGTCCTGGAGCCGGCCACCGCCCACCTGCTGGCCGGGCTCGCCGGCGTGAGCGCCCACTTCGCCCGTTTCCGCGTGACGGAGATCGGCCTGTCGGCGGCGGCCCTGGACCAGTTCGACCCCGAGCCGATCCTGGCGGCGGCCGAGCTGCTCGCCGACGCCCGCGCGGCCGCGATCCTGTGGAACGGCACCTCCGGCGCTTGGCTCGGCTTCGACGCGGACGAGCGCCTGAGCGCCGCGATCACCGACCGGACCGGGTGCCCGGCCTCCACCGCCGCGCTCGCCTTCCGCGACCTGTTCCGCGCCCGGGATTTCCGGCGGATCGGCCTCATCACGCCCTATACCGGCGACGTGCAGCGCCGGATCCAAGAAAACTGGGGCGTGGCCGGGTTCGACTGCGGCGCCGAGCGCCATCTCGGCCTGTCGGAGAACTTCGCCTTCGCCGAGGCGGGTCCGGAGGCCATCGCCGGCATGGCCCGGGCGGTGGCGGCCGAGGGCGTCGACGCGGTGGCGATCGTGTGCACGAACCTCGCGGGCGCCGCGCTCGCCCCGGCCCTGGAGGCCGAACTCGGCGTGCCGGTGATCGATTCCGTGGCCGTCACCCTGTGGAAGGGCCTGGAGCTGGCGGGCTTCCCGACGGCGCATCTCGCTGCCCATGGCCGCGCCTTCGCGGCGGGCGGGGAGGGCCGTCCGTGAGCGCCGGGACCACCCTGATCCTCGACGGGATCACCCAGCGCTACGGGACGGCGCTCGCCGTCGACACCGTGACGCTCGACATCAGGGGCGGGGAGCTCGTCGCGCTGCTCGGGCCCTCCGGCTGCGGCAAGACCACCCTGCTGCGCGCGGTGGCGGGCTTCCTGAAGCCCACGGAGGGGCGCGTCATCATCGGCGGCCAAGCGGTCGACCACCTGCCGCCGAACCGGCGCACCGTCGGCATCGTGTTCCAGAACTACGCCCTGTTCCCGCACATGAGCGTCGCCGACAACGTCGCCTACGG from Methylobacterium sp. NMS14P includes:
- a CDS encoding maleate cis-trans isomerase family protein; this translates as MDAMKRPNRTTRLGMLTPSSNSVLEPATAHLLAGLAGVSAHFARFRVTEIGLSAAALDQFDPEPILAAAELLADARAAAILWNGTSGAWLGFDADERLSAAITDRTGCPASTAALAFRDLFRARDFRRIGLITPYTGDVQRRIQENWGVAGFDCGAERHLGLSENFAFAEAGPEAIAGMARAVAAEGVDAVAIVCTNLAGAALAPALEAELGVPVIDSVAVTLWKGLELAGFPTAHLAAHGRAFAAGGEGRP